The window TGGATTTGTCCCTGGCTCGTGGTGCTGCAGGCGATGGTGTTGCCGTTGGTACTGGCGGCATGGAAAATGTTGTTTATGAAGCTGGCGAAGTGGACGAACAGGCCGGTGTATTGCGTGAAGTGCAGCCTAAGTTCCCTGCAAAGGCCAAGCGCATGGGTGTTTCGGGTTACGTGAAGGTCTTGATTGTGATTGACGTTTACGGCGATGTGGCTCAGGCTCAGGTGTTGACCCAGGAACCTGCAGGTTATGGCTTTGATGTGGAAGCCTTGAATGCTGTTCGTCAGTGGAAGTTCAGTCCCGCTCAGTTAAGCGGATATCCCGTGGCCCAGAAGGCTACAAAGGAGTTCCGCTTTGTTAACTAGAGTGTGTCATTCTGAGTCAAAGAATCTAGTGCTTTCGTTCTTTGTCTGCATTCTTTTCTTGCTTTCTTCAACGGCATTTGCTGCCGACGATTACTTTTTCAAGGCA of the Fibrobacter sp. UWH6 genome contains:
- a CDS encoding TonB family protein is translated as MKNFSFTDFMVKYFRFPAAFVLSFVVSAVFFLAVPVINALFFDKGVKAEKELEAVTEVEVLVSEKKPEVQKKVLRTVVNPNPFKISSNMGMARSQNFSMDLSLARGAAGDGVAVGTGGMENVVYEAGEVDEQAGVLREVQPKFPAKAKRMGVSGYVKVLIVIDVYGDVAQAQVLTQEPAGYGFDVEALNAVRQWKFSPAQLSGYPVAQKATKEFRFVN